The region TACATCTCTAATCAAAGTAAAAGTGTTTAAATAGTTGCGCCCTTGGTTATAAGCGACTGAACGAGATTCAACGTGATTAGTTTCAtcgttttcaaaaataataaaccttattaaaatttgttaAGATAGATGGGTTAAGCTAGTACTGTATGGTTTAGCATGGTATTAGTAGCACTAGTATTGTGTTCTTAGCACAATATTAGTGGTGTTGGGTCTAGTTTGGTGTAGTTTAGCACTGACCAGTGGCTggtttaatattttcatttaattatcagggttttttcttttggtaaaCTAAACGCTTTGAAAATAGTGTTTTATGCAAAGTAACcccagagactttttttattcctttgtACACCCATATGCATctatttatttcatttgtCCGATGTGGCTTGTTGAGTGCGATGGTTGTACTTAGTCTTGCGTATTCCCCATTTTCCCCATAAACCAGAGCTACGTCCAGCGAGGAGCCTTTTGAAGATTATGCAAATTGCTACACTTAATGTTGCTTGTTGGTTGTGGCCGCTGTTGTTGCTTCTTCTCACTGTTGTTGCTTCTTTGTAGTtgcattagtttttttccGATGTGTTGTTTCagacttgttattttatttgtttattatggTGATGGatctatattaatttgttatagtgtgtactcgggcttgTCCTGGACTGAGATTTTATAAATGCTATTTTTTGgaaattggtttaattaatttcttagCATGATAGTGGCTCGAGTGGCGATGGGAGCATCTCACTCATTGCTAAATTCCAAAAAATACCGACAAAGATTTGGTTGCATCAAATTACTGTTGGTATACCAATATTTCGCATAGAGACTATTTATGGTTGAATATCCTTCTAGAATTCAAAGCTAAAAATTTACTCACAACATAAATAATGGGCTACACCTTGATTTTTGTgtaagaaaatttcactcATAACCTTAACTAATACTAGGTCACTAGTAGTCTACCCCTCGGTTGGAGTGTATACGTCATGATCCTTCGTCTCCTCGTATGCTTCCTAAGAGATTCACCCAAATTATCTATAGACCGCAACTAATAGTTGATATAATATAGGTTTATTGTTTCAAGAGTGCTATGTAGAACAACATTTTCGCTATTTGAAGCCAACAGAACACAGTAAGGCTATAATCAACTTGCCTTACAACTTCCGAGAGTACGTGCATGTTCACATAGAGAGGATTAAAGGTACTCTACTCAAGTTAACTAATGGTTTATTCTTCGCAGTTCCTAATTCATGCGATCTATGATTACATAGGTTGAGTTCCCACCATAGTATAACGCATATGGGTCTTATtcctgaaagtgcatctagcccctaaacgaagttttggatgattaatgacaatgctagccaagcatgtctaggctaatgagttgtgattgcagagaagatgagagatcAATTAAATTGAAGGATTACGCGACTTACTTGATGCATGTGTGATCCAAAGCGATGGTtctacgaagacgaaggcattcgaaaaagtttttatttttcgtcttgagtcgtaggaactccgtactattaagaggggtcaccagaagctcagcatgcatccaagagtgtTTTAGGTTAAGTATATGTTGAGCGGAGGTTTGTTGCTAAGCAGCAGGGACCGGAAGGTCCGAGCCCCTAGCCGGATAATTCGgtgacaggacggtccggaccttggtccggcccctgctctgaTTGAGTGAGCTAAGTGTCGGTCGGACGGTTTGGTcccctagccggacagtccggttaggtttcttttccaatggctaagtgacgtctgccagtCTATATAAGGTccccttgagatctagccgttggtgaggctttgcTCGATTTCATTGGTTGCcagggcaagtttagcacctctcaagcctccccactaacccaaaacacttcctagagagattaatcgttggatcatcTCTTAGGGAGAGTGtttaggttagtgagtgataagtgttcattctcgggtgatttatggatgcatgtggactTAAGGTaacctattactcttggagattcatctcctagacggataggtgtcgcccgcgagcctccaaTCCATGTGGATCGCTCGGGagcaagtttgtgaaggttgttgcCTAACCTCCACAAGGAAAAAGGTAAGATTgttagtggattcttgtgctttctcatagagggctgcagggtagatcggattgcaacctagggctgagcaagccgccttgatcttgatcttggtggtcgatcaaaggggttgctagtccttaGGTGTCAATTCGGAGACCCATGTTAgtcttgtgggaggaagccaagagaggaaaatgatcgagagagatcctgCTCGCAGGAGTGCCTCAAcagagagtaggatcgaaagatgcAAACTTCAGGATAAATCTCTTGTGTCTTCACTTTTGTAGTTTCGGTGTTCTTTCTATTTCTGTGATCGTCCTGTGTTTATTTTCTACACACAATCACCTCACGTTCTCAAGAAATTCATAGGGAAAGGAGACCTTCAGGTCTGCTGTTCCCActgaccggacagtccggtgttctaacccGGAtagtccggccagagctctcggcccaacttgagagtgccgaccggacAGTCTGGCCATTGgtccggacggtccggtccctATACTGACCGCTGTgatttcaaagaaattttttaggacacctattcaccctcCCCCTCTAGGATGTCTTCCTAGGACTTCAATTCCCATCTCCTTCGTTGCATTATCTATCACATTTTGTGATAGACCCTTTGTAAATGGATCTTCTAGTTCAAGATATTTCGACATAATACGCACTTGTTATTCCAGAATTTCTCAATTTACTGCAGACTTCAATCATTTCTTCACATGTCTCGGACAAtttcatgttatttttaaaactattcACCTTGGAATTAATAGTTTGATTGTCATAGGTCGTAACAATAGTTGACACATGCTTTTCAACTATATGAAGATCCATTAATAGATCACATAGCCATTCTGGCTCCACAGTAGCACTGTCTAGTGTCATAAGATTTGCTTTCGTGGTTGACATTGTTAAGATGTCTGTTTTCAAGACCACTATGACATCACCTAGGCCCCGTTCGTTCCCAccccataagttaacttaccccctcgttttccgcatgcacgcttcctaaactgctaaacggtgtattttttgcaaaaattttttataggaaagttgttttaaaaaatcatattaatctattttatatttttttaataattaataattaattaatcatgtactaatctattatcaCGTTTTTTGTgccggggtaagttaacttaccccacacaaaacgaacgcggccctagtttgtaaaaatatacacTCGTGACTTTGATCGCATCAAGACCATTGCGTATCTAGCATAGTTAAGTCCAAAATTCATTGTGTTGTTCAGAAAGTGCATAACGCATGCCAATGATTAGAGTTAAATTGGTCAATTTGCTCACAACAAAAGAGATATCATGCCTAATTGCACTAGCTAGGTACATGAGTGAGCTATTTATGTATAGGTATTCCAATTAATTACAAATAAGTCTATTGCTCTTGCAAAGCAATAGAAAGGATCATGAGGTGTTGAAGAAGACTTGCTATCAATATAGCCAAAGTGTTTCAAGACCTTTTCCATGTAAAGAGATTGCAAGAGTGCAATCTTATCCTCAAGTCTAATTACCTTAATGTTTAAAATAACATCATCTACTCTCAAATCTTTCATATCAAAGTTTTGAGACACAAATGATTTAACTTCATTTATCATCTCAATGTTTGTCCTAAAAATCAGTATGTCATCaatatagaaaatgaactCGAATTTTACTCCCGGCCTAGCCCCAAAAATGAACCTAGGTCGAATGTGATCCCCGACCTAGCCTCTTGGGATCCAAAATTGAGTCATGAAAGGCGTCAAAGTGATTAGGGGCTTGGACAACAGCGGCAATGCGCCTAGGGTGTTGTGGCATGTGCCTAGGTGGCAAGGTGCAAGGGTGGCGGCTACGCGCGCTTGGGTGGTTGCCGAATGAGTGGGTTGCGGCGCCGAGTCGAGGAGCGAGGTTGTGGGCGGCGGCAGTCGGGTCACATGGCCATGGGAGGAGTCATTGTACTCAGGTATCGAGTGGGGTGGGTGACAAGGTGAgtgagagacagagagaggatgaatggtaaatCTAGGATTTACTATTTAGCGAATATACAATAACCTAATTATCAATAGATAGTGGACTAAGATTTctcacatattttaaaacagtaCCTCATGGAGTCCTCGCGGGTGGTGTTCGTCCCTGTTGGGACGGGTCGAGCTACGGCCACTGACAAGCTTACGGCTGTATTCAGTTAGGTTAGATGTAGAGTAGGGTAAGTTATCCCGcgcggaaaatatagtaataaattaatacataattaattaattattaattataaaaaataaaaataaattaatatgatattttaaataagttttttatattttttataaaatacccGTCGTTTAGCCGTTTGGTGATCTGGATAAGTCATAGAAGAGCGGGACCTATCTCCTCCGTGTATAAAGCAAGGAAGAAGCCGAGAGGCGGAGCGGAGGACctactttcctttttcttattcattctttttctttaatttttttacacccCGCACGACCTAATACTCCACCTAAGAAGCAAGAGGAGAGTCGAGAGattcctcttcctcgccgctgccgtcgaaCGCCGGGGATGGAGCGCGTGAGAAGGGCCTCGCACGCCGGCTCCTGGTACACCAACAATGGTACTCGATCCGCTCCTTCAATCTGCTAGCTTAATCTGTTGGCCTCTCCTACTTTTCCGGAAGGGGCTTGGATGAGAGGGGGGTTTGTTGCTGGCGGGATTGGGGAGGGGATTAACGGGGTTTGGGTGGTGATTATGGGGACTGGATTCCGCGGGAACTTGTAATCATGTAGTTCCCTGGAGTGCAGTTGGAGCCCTGGTGCGCGCTCTGCTCGGGAGGGACGGGAGAGTAGAGTGATTGTGCTGTTGACTATGTCAGGTTGGTGTTTTGCGTAATACAGAAGAGGACACTGCATAGATTCGGGAGTTAGTTCTAAACGATGAACGGGCTAGCGATTGAGAACTGTGATAATTGTTAATAAGATGATGATGCACTGGATGCTCGAATTGTTTGGTAGGCAATTTGGATGACTCCGTTTACTGATTTCAGTGTCAAATGTAGGAATTTGTTGCCTATGTTAAATTATGCCCTTTTGGAATACGGAGTAGTTTTCCATGGGAAGAAGACAATTATTCACGATATTGTCACATGGACATGTTCAATTTAAGCACTTGTTTCAATACACTGCATTGGATTGTTAGATTCTTAACATAAGTTGGTTAACTTTGATCTTTTTCTAAGCACCTAGGATTGGTGATTGCTTGATGGTGTTTTAGCCTTTTAGGTACTGCTTGTTaggttatttttattttgcccAAAGCCCCAAACACATTGCAATCTGACATGCTTCGTGAAACTGGATTATTTGCTATTTCTTATGCAACTGCATTACAGTTTACTTGTCAGGTGATTCTATAAACACAGAAGCCATTTATTTTTACTGGAGTCGAACCATTCGTTCCTAGAATTCGTTGTCTCTTTGTTCTGCAGTTTCCAGCACTGATTCGTATATACCTATAGTAATTTGTAGAAAACCATCAGGGATCTCAACCATTGcattctcttttattttctgttcGACAGTTTACCACTTTGGCTCTAACTCCTGAATTCGTTGGTCCATGTTAGCTAGCAAGCTGGATGAGGAACTTGATGGTTGGCTGAGGGATGCTGGTCTCACCAAGTCCCCTGATGTGAGGGCAGTAATTGCACCGTAAGTTGCAGTTAGCTATTTATATGATGATGGATGTTTGCTGATTATTGTTGTATTGTAATAATTGTTTCTGGACATTACAGCCATGCTGGCTATTCATACTCAGGGCGGTGTGCAGCTTATGCTTTTGGCAACATTGATCCAACTAACATGTGAGTTATTTACACATTGTTGTTATtgccttttttatttaataggAATTAATGTTCTTGGTTTTCTGGTAATACCTTGAATTAGGTGTTTTAAGTGTATCTCTGGAGCCAAGATAATCATCAAACATTCATTTTTACTGCATGTATCTATGATATGCATTTGCTGTTATAAATACCACATTTTGAACTTTGAAGAGCATGCATAGTTCAGTTGTTTTCTAAAAGCTCAagataatttttagttttgatttttaagaataattttgggtttttattttttacttgtcTTTATAGCAATCATGAAAAAGAGAGCTAGGACCTAGGAAACGGAAGTAGAAAAGAAACCCCTAGTGTTTAATCctaaatcaaaatataaaattcaaaatcagctgcaggctgcagcatTTAACAGTGTCAACAGATACTAATTTGATTATTATAAGTTTATAAGTCTGTATTTTCTTGTAATTCTCAATTGGCTCTGTTACCTAATGTATTTTTTCATGTATGCTATTCAGTTCTCGGGTCTTCCTGTTAGGCCCCTCACATCATTACTATACTCCCAAATGTGCATTAACGAGAGCTACTATTTATAGCACCCCTATTGGGGATTTGCCAGTGGACCATGAAGGTATGCTGTTACTGAACTTTGTTATGGAAAACTTATTTAACTTAATaatttttcatgcattttacATGCTATGCAAATTTACCTAAGGTTTCTCTCTTGGATCATAAGCTAGAACAGCAACATAGTATTGCCATCTTGTAATACTCTGACagtattaatatgattttacaatataagtatttttagacaGCCATCCATGTTAGTTACATCTGTTGTGAACTTGCTATATTTTTAGACAGCCACCTGTGCTTATGATATACCTATTAAAAGAAGATGGTGGTAATAACAGTAGACTGGCAGGCCACTCCACGTGCTACCATTGCAGCTTTCGCTTGAGTTGCCTAAAAATTTCAATATCATACATTATAGTCCAATTTTAATTGAATTGCCACAGGTACACAGTATAATATATGAGTTAATTTCTTATTCAAAGTGTGTAAACATTATCAAGTGCTCGTAGTTGCAAACAATGTTCAACCAATTTGATGCAAAGacaacatatgtatatatacttttgtCACTAACAATACATGGCCTTGAAGTACATTGATGACAGCAAATAGCATGGTCTTTACATAAAGCACTTGCAAGGGAGACCAGAATAAGCCTTAACCAAAACAAGGAAGTTCCCAAATGACCATCTGGCGTTCAAACCCCACAAAACAAAACACTCAGGCTATCAGCACAATAACTGATAGTAGGGATGTCTCATTCTTCACTAAACATTCTTTGCTGGTAATCCATGATGTATTACCAAATCTCTTCCTGTTTTGCTTCTACGTGCTGCTTGCAGTTGTTGGAAATGTTCCATCTATCAAGAAAAGCAAAGCAAATGAGTATAAGTCTGATGTGAGGCAAGACGGAGCAATGCTGCACACTAGGCCATCTCTCCAAGGTGGTGACAAGGGCAAAATTCTATTTGTGAAGGCTGAAGGTCTTTAGTTTGGGACGGTGTATATCATGGCAGATAGGGTTGCTTAGGGTCTTGGTTAATATGAGAACATGGAACAGTGGTAATTACAGGGGGATCAGAAAGTTTTGATAGCATCAAggagaaccaaaaaaatcaggtGGCATATATCTGTAGAGAAGATTTGGGTCAATATCCAATATTTTCACTCTAAACATAAATGATGCTCCACTGATAGCTGGTTACTACTTACTAGTTACATCTCATAACGCAATGACTCTGTGGATATTTCACCCAGAAAAAGGATAAGATTTCTCACCAGTGCACTCAACTTACCCCGTTTTTCTGTGAATGGTTGAAACCAATCTTCTTTATAGCCCTTTTGAACAACTTCCAAACCCACTTATTGAGCAAACATATggtcacaatttttttatgaaggaTTCCTGACACTGCAAAGTCATACAGCCTTCTATTCGACCATCTGacataactataaaaatatgttctcTAATCCCTCCAGAAGAATTTCATCCAATAGTGGTCATTTTGTGATGATTGATGAATTCCTTCTTGAAGGTGATGTGTGGTGAAATAGTTTGTTGagattgaattattttttgtatccCTTTGTATTGATAGACTACCTTTCCATTTTCACATTGTCTTAAGCTTACTCTTACAATACTGTTTTTGCAGTGATTGAGGAACTCAACACTACaggaaaatttgaatttatggACCATAGTGTGGATGAAGCTGAACATAGCATGGAAATGCATTTACCTTACCTTTCTAAAGTTTTTCAGGGGTACTTTCTTTCTTGATAACTTTATATTAATCTAGCAACCccattgaaaaatatactgATCCCACACTTTTCTGTCTTTTCATGTTAATCTTACAGACATAACGTAAAAGTTGTCCCTATCCTTGTTGGTGCCCTTAACTCCCAGAATGAAGCTATGTATGGGCAATTGCTCTCTAAATATCTTGATGATCCAAAGAACTTCTTTTCTATCTCCTCAGATTTCTGCCACTGGGGAACCCGGTAAGTGCTTAATTTCTACTGTCAGATTTTTCATGCTCTGCTGCAACTTGCGTCCTATGGTAATCTGTAGTgtgagaaaattttcattgtcCAGTGTCATGTTGGTCAGCCCTAGTTCTGCAGAACTAATTAATGAAGTTTGCAGTTTTTGGCCTATTTCAAGAGGCTAAAGATCTGGCCATATAGAAAAGAAGGGTTAGCATAcctgttttttcattaaatttgctgccaaatttagattaaatGAGTTCATGATGTAAAGTCCACAATCTTAGAGTTCCAACGTAGACTGTTTCACTTGTGCTCTTTCTAGAAGCTATTACCTCCATGCAAAATATTAGTGATGGATATAATGTAGGTGGAATTAAACAGGGATGTTGTGACTGACTGAGAACGAAGTAGGTGGAGATGTTAAATGGAGGA is a window of Oryza brachyantha chromosome 8, ObraRS2, whole genome shotgun sequence DNA encoding:
- the LOC102712651 gene encoding protein MEMO1 isoform X1, yielding MERVRRASHAGSWYTNNASKLDEELDGWLRDAGLTKSPDVRAVIAPHAGYSYSGRCAAYAFGNIDPTNISRVFLLGPSHHYYTPKCALTRATIYSTPIGDLPVDHEVIEELNTTGKFEFMDHSVDEAEHSMEMHLPYLSKVFQGHNVKVVPILVGALNSQNEAMYGQLLSKYLDDPKNFFSISSDFCHWGTRFSYTYYDKSHGAIHKSIEALDRMGMEIIETGNPNAFKQYLQEYENTICGRHPISVFLNMLQHCSSKVKIGFVRYEQSSQCKSMRDSSVSYASAAAKLDTPAEEDEQD
- the LOC102712651 gene encoding protein MEMO1 isoform X2, which produces MTIWRSNPTKQNTQAISTITDSRDVSFFTKHSLLVIHDVLPNLFLFCFYVLLAVVGNVPSIKKSKANEYKSDVRQDGAMLHTRPSLQVIEELNTTGKFEFMDHSVDEAEHSMEMHLPYLSKVFQGHNVKVVPILVGALNSQNEAMYGQLLSKYLDDPKNFFSISSDFCHWGTRFSYTYYDKSHGAIHKSIEALDRMGMEIIETGNPNAFKQYLQEYENTICGRHPISVFLNMLQHCSSKVKIGFVRYEQSSQCKSMRDSSVSYASAAAKLDTPAEEDEQD